In Haloarcula salinisoli, one genomic interval encodes:
- a CDS encoding pyridoxamine 5'-phosphate oxidase family protein codes for MTVGSNTPGAEESSTDETTDPRADLPGSQGEHELQAELGTADRAEAFYDTAMQHALTSQMKSFLMDRWMGFASALDGDRPVTEPCFADEGFIRILADDRIAWPAAAMVDGSGPLVGPNEERFLSLVTVDWWDTTVGLHINGSAHRRVAPPVGVSRDGPATDWYVLDIEEAYIHCAKHIPELAVDDGAPEGPEVAPSRTTYDRLVPAVEKFIGTQVVSFLGTADSEGETDLSPRIGPPGFVQVLDEHTLAWPEYRGNGIHASMGNIRERGVATLTFLDWWNTEAIVRVSGSATLHDEVAGATDLTDVDRTKKWVLMDVEEATVTTDPPLPSLSVESFDPPWGTDDEEVKKSGFFTEA; via the coding sequence CGGACCCACGAGCTGACCTGCCCGGGAGCCAGGGAGAACACGAACTGCAGGCGGAGCTGGGCACAGCCGACCGGGCCGAGGCGTTCTACGACACGGCCATGCAACACGCCCTGACCAGCCAGATGAAGTCGTTCCTCATGGACCGATGGATGGGCTTTGCCAGCGCACTCGACGGCGACCGACCGGTGACGGAACCGTGCTTCGCCGACGAGGGGTTCATCAGGATACTCGCCGACGACCGAATCGCGTGGCCGGCGGCGGCGATGGTCGACGGCAGCGGGCCGCTGGTCGGCCCCAACGAGGAACGGTTCCTCTCGCTGGTGACTGTCGACTGGTGGGACACGACCGTCGGCCTCCACATCAACGGGTCGGCGCATCGACGAGTGGCCCCGCCGGTCGGCGTCTCCCGGGACGGGCCCGCGACGGACTGGTACGTCCTCGACATCGAGGAGGCGTACATCCACTGTGCGAAACACATCCCCGAACTGGCGGTCGACGACGGGGCGCCCGAGGGCCCCGAGGTCGCGCCGAGTCGGACGACGTACGACCGCCTGGTCCCCGCCGTCGAGAAGTTCATCGGAACGCAGGTGGTCTCCTTCCTCGGCACGGCTGACAGCGAGGGTGAGACCGACCTCTCGCCCCGGATAGGTCCCCCCGGATTCGTCCAGGTGCTCGACGAACACACGCTGGCGTGGCCGGAGTACCGCGGCAACGGCATCCACGCCTCTATGGGTAACATCAGGGAACGCGGGGTCGCGACCCTCACGTTCCTCGACTGGTGGAACACGGAGGCTATCGTCCGGGTCTCCGGCTCGGCGACGCTGCACGACGAGGTCGCCGGCGCCACCGACCTCACCGACGTCGACCGGACGAAAAAGTGGGTCCTGATGGACGTCGAGGAGGCGACGGTCACGACGGACCCGCCGCTGCCGTCGCTCTCGGTCGAGTCGTTCGACCCGCCGTGGGGGACCGACGACGAGGAGGTCAAGAAGAGCGGCTTCTTCACAGAGGCGTGA
- a CDS encoding cupin domain-containing protein codes for METDNADSVDERTTPDLTKIRFDELETVEMTQADSETEFGVSIPFAPEFPATTGLELSGGHTVVYTEIPPGKELGTHTDSPEELLVCLEGDGVEIWAGDGGGELAAGEMAVFPAMEPHGLRNTGSETARFVAFFSDSTTVHEFEAPLDPLGDSIVRT; via the coding sequence ATGGAAACCGACAACGCTGACAGTGTCGACGAGCGCACCACACCCGACCTGACGAAGATACGGTTCGACGAATTGGAGACGGTCGAGATGACCCAGGCCGACTCCGAGACGGAGTTCGGTGTCAGTATCCCGTTCGCACCGGAGTTCCCGGCGACGACCGGACTCGAACTGTCCGGTGGCCACACCGTCGTCTACACCGAGATACCGCCGGGAAAGGAGCTGGGCACCCACACCGACAGCCCCGAGGAACTCCTCGTCTGCCTCGAGGGCGACGGGGTCGAGATATGGGCCGGTGACGGCGGCGGCGAACTCGCTGCCGGAGAGATGGCAGTGTTTCCGGCGATGGAACCGCACGGCCTCCGCAACACTGGGTCGGAGACGGCACGGTTCGTAGCGTTCTTCTCTGACAGCACCACCGTCCACGAGTTCGAGGCACCGCTGGACCCGCTCGGCGACAGCATCGTCCGCACCTGA
- a CDS encoding DICT sensory domain-containing protein, whose translation MEALSDQLEAIESRRKTLDVYTDKAATVAELAAQFSTRNVQVIQNEYAVGADTEFMVVRNAEGDPQGALGVEQFRTLIAPDIHPPWERSGTEADLADLFDFLDSTLFTSFSRRQMLAVSREIEERAWRVDTGVLYVGFQNATAVDAQAAVYNRFARRSAVGLQLFIEDEFDGRLDGSIDVVSGGGEEIGRFWFLLFDGGGADQSKCGLLAEEREPGRFYGFWTYRPGIVDEIIDYLRATYGVQ comes from the coding sequence ATGGAGGCACTCAGCGACCAGCTCGAGGCCATAGAGAGTCGACGCAAGACGCTCGACGTGTACACGGATAAGGCGGCGACGGTCGCTGAGTTGGCGGCACAGTTCTCGACGCGGAACGTACAGGTTATCCAGAACGAGTACGCGGTGGGTGCCGACACGGAGTTTATGGTCGTTCGGAACGCCGAGGGAGACCCACAGGGCGCGCTGGGGGTCGAGCAGTTCCGGACGCTCATCGCGCCCGACATCCATCCGCCCTGGGAGCGCTCCGGAACGGAGGCGGACCTCGCCGACCTGTTCGACTTCCTCGATAGCACGCTGTTTACCTCGTTCAGCCGCCGGCAGATGCTGGCGGTCTCACGCGAAATCGAGGAGCGCGCGTGGCGGGTCGACACGGGAGTGCTGTACGTCGGCTTCCAGAACGCGACCGCAGTCGACGCACAGGCGGCCGTCTACAATCGGTTCGCTCGTCGGAGCGCCGTCGGGCTGCAGCTGTTCATCGAAGACGAGTTCGATGGGCGGCTGGACGGGTCTATCGACGTGGTATCGGGCGGGGGCGAGGAGATTGGACGGTTCTGGTTCCTGCTGTTCGACGGCGGTGGCGCCGACCAGTCGAAATGCGGGCTCCTGGCCGAAGAGCGCGAACCAGGCCGGTTTTACGGGTTCTGGACGTACAGACCAGGAATCGTCGACGAAATCATCGACTATCTCAGAGCCACCTACGGTGTCCAGTAG
- a CDS encoding DUF7344 domain-containing protein yields MTNDRSTMELEAAVGQGNESVSPAVAEVLSEPYNRYVLRYLHEHPTARVEELVDVVFGAEVAESDSVATPANREPVCFSLRNTVLPELDERDYVDFDPDEQTVARADVPEDAFTAMGIDE; encoded by the coding sequence ATGACAAACGACAGGTCGACGATGGAGCTCGAGGCTGCAGTAGGGCAGGGAAACGAATCGGTATCGCCGGCGGTCGCCGAGGTGCTCTCAGAGCCGTACAACCGCTACGTACTCCGCTACCTGCACGAGCACCCGACCGCCAGGGTGGAGGAACTGGTAGACGTCGTCTTCGGGGCGGAAGTGGCCGAGTCCGACAGTGTCGCGACACCCGCGAACCGGGAGCCTGTCTGCTTCTCGCTTCGTAACACCGTCCTGCCGGAGCTCGACGAACGGGACTACGTCGATTTCGACCCCGACGAACAGACCGTCGCCCGAGCGGACGTTCCGGAGGACGCCTTCACAGCGATGGGCATCGACGAGTGA
- a CDS encoding PAS domain S-box protein, giving the protein MTIGEDLSCFAEGEGTALTAGLLDAVQDIFYVCDRDGTVVDYNERVPEVSGYAAEEIESMKMWEFVREADRARITERVTDIVEDGERIRTEGHLLTADGDSIPYEFSGSPLRGRGGDIVGFAGTARDIAERKQRRRELERKTQAIDAAPVGITITDPTQKDNPLIDVNSSYTQMTGYDESAVVGRNCRFLQGEDTDAEPVRKIRAAISEAEPVTVELRNYRKDGEQFWNRVSIAPVTDEDGTVTNFVGFQQDVTVRKERETELERQNDLFEKAQDIADVGAWEYDPHSGETYFTDQVYDIYGVGPDHDPEPESDIQRFYHPADHDTVRDAVSGALEYGEPYDIEVRITAADGTEKWVRTRADPQFEDGTCQRVRGTIQDVTDRKEREQELTRQRDTLELLDRLVRHDLRNNLQVVSGHAEALADHVDEGGRESVEKILHNVETAVGLTRSARDLAEVMLHDSDAEGAFWLRPVLDAQMEEARATSRNASITLAGPVPDVRVTGDDLLPSVFRNLLKNAVQHNDKEVAEVVVSATERDEMARIQIADNGPGVSDDRKTEIFGKGEMGLASDGTGIGLYLVETLVDSYGGTIRIEDRADWTPSGSQSQVDENDAEGAVFVVDLPLAA; this is encoded by the coding sequence ATGACGATTGGTGAAGACCTGAGTTGTTTCGCCGAGGGCGAAGGCACTGCTCTCACGGCGGGGCTGCTCGATGCGGTTCAGGACATCTTCTACGTCTGCGATAGGGACGGCACGGTCGTCGACTACAACGAACGGGTACCGGAAGTGAGCGGCTACGCGGCCGAGGAAATCGAGTCGATGAAGATGTGGGAGTTCGTCCGCGAGGCCGATCGAGCCCGGATCACCGAGCGCGTGACCGACATCGTAGAGGACGGCGAGCGAATCCGAACCGAGGGGCACCTCCTGACGGCCGATGGGGACTCGATTCCGTACGAGTTCTCCGGGTCCCCGTTACGCGGTCGGGGCGGCGACATCGTCGGGTTCGCGGGTACCGCGCGAGATATCGCAGAGCGCAAGCAGCGCCGACGGGAACTGGAACGCAAGACCCAGGCCATCGACGCGGCACCGGTCGGAATCACCATCACCGACCCCACACAGAAGGACAACCCGCTCATCGATGTCAACTCCAGTTACACGCAGATGACAGGATACGACGAATCGGCGGTGGTCGGACGGAACTGCCGGTTCCTGCAGGGCGAGGACACTGACGCGGAGCCGGTCAGGAAGATACGTGCGGCAATCTCGGAGGCGGAGCCGGTGACCGTCGAACTCCGAAACTACCGGAAAGACGGCGAGCAGTTCTGGAACCGCGTCTCCATCGCACCGGTCACGGACGAGGACGGCACCGTCACTAACTTCGTCGGGTTCCAGCAGGACGTGACAGTGCGAAAGGAGCGCGAGACGGAACTGGAGCGCCAGAACGACCTCTTCGAGAAGGCACAGGACATCGCCGACGTCGGTGCGTGGGAGTACGACCCACACTCGGGGGAGACGTACTTCACGGACCAGGTGTACGATATCTACGGCGTCGGCCCGGACCACGACCCCGAGCCCGAGTCGGATATCCAGCGGTTCTACCATCCGGCGGACCACGACACGGTTCGGGACGCCGTCTCAGGGGCCCTAGAGTACGGCGAGCCGTACGATATCGAGGTCCGGATCACCGCCGCCGACGGCACCGAAAAATGGGTTCGCACGCGCGCAGATCCGCAGTTCGAAGACGGCACCTGCCAGCGCGTCCGCGGGACGATCCAGGACGTCACCGACCGCAAGGAACGCGAGCAGGAACTCACGAGACAGCGCGATACCCTCGAACTGCTGGACCGGTTGGTCCGTCACGACCTGCGCAACAACCTCCAGGTCGTCTCCGGGCACGCGGAGGCGCTCGCCGACCACGTCGACGAGGGCGGCCGGGAATCGGTCGAGAAGATACTCCACAACGTCGAGACGGCCGTCGGCCTGACGCGGTCCGCCCGAGACCTCGCAGAGGTGATGCTCCACGACAGCGACGCCGAAGGGGCGTTCTGGCTCCGACCCGTCCTCGACGCCCAGATGGAGGAGGCCCGCGCAACCAGTCGGAACGCGTCCATCACGCTCGCGGGGCCGGTGCCAGACGTCCGCGTCACCGGCGATGACCTGCTCCCGTCGGTGTTCAGGAACCTCCTGAAAAACGCCGTCCAGCACAACGACAAAGAGGTGGCCGAAGTCGTCGTGTCGGCGACCGAACGCGACGAGATGGCCCGCATCCAGATAGCCGACAACGGTCCGGGCGTCTCCGACGACCGGAAAACGGAGATATTCGGGAAAGGCGAGATGGGTCTGGCAAGCGACGGGACGGGAATCGGGCTCTATCTGGTCGAGACGCTCGTCGATAGCTACGGCGGGACGATTCGTATCGAGGACAGAGCGGACTGGACTCCCTCGGGCAGTCAGTCCCAGGTCGACGAAAACGACGCCGAAGGAGCCGTGTTCGTCGTCGATCTCCCACTGGCAGCGTAG
- the gatB gene encoding Asp-tRNA(Asn)/Glu-tRNA(Gln) amidotransferase subunit GatB, with translation MTAQAAESRELAAVIGLEVHVQLETETKIFCGCSTEPSEEPNTNTCPVCLGLPGALPVVNEGAVEAAVKVGKAIDADIPEETTFHRKNYYYPDLPKNFQITQYDAPICADGELEFAVEGDRRAVDIRRAHLEEDPGSIKHVRDGSGPLESRTTSIERADYTLVDYNRAGTPLMEIVTEPDFRAPGEVRAFLEKLEEVLEYLGVFDATRDGSLRIDANLSMVDAEAVGEDGHIDDEVLEEANRTEVKNISSHKGAEKALAFEESRQRKLVQSGRAVEQETRHFNETHGNTVSMRSKEEEKDYRYFREADIPPLQVSGWKDEIAIPELPDARRERFVAEYGLSDEAASKLTSTKQVADFFESVAEAFDADLAATWVADNLLGELNYRDMSITDIDDRFEEVTRLVELVDEDEITAKNAHETVLREMLDEGEDPDTIVDREGLGKTSGDAVQGAVEEAIAENPDTVSDYYDGEDNALNFLVGQVMQKTGGSADPGEVNGLLREELDE, from the coding sequence ATGACTGCACAAGCCGCCGAGTCCCGCGAACTCGCGGCCGTCATCGGGCTGGAGGTCCACGTCCAGCTGGAGACGGAGACGAAGATATTCTGTGGCTGTTCGACCGAGCCCAGCGAGGAGCCAAACACCAACACCTGTCCGGTCTGTCTGGGGCTGCCAGGGGCGCTGCCGGTCGTCAACGAGGGAGCGGTCGAGGCCGCCGTCAAGGTCGGCAAGGCCATCGACGCCGACATCCCCGAGGAGACCACCTTCCACCGGAAGAACTACTACTACCCCGACCTGCCCAAGAACTTCCAGATAACGCAGTACGACGCGCCCATCTGTGCGGACGGCGAGCTGGAGTTTGCTGTAGAGGGTGACCGCCGTGCGGTCGACATCCGCCGGGCCCACCTGGAGGAAGACCCCGGCTCCATCAAGCACGTCCGGGACGGCAGCGGACCGCTCGAATCTCGCACCACCAGCATCGAGCGGGCCGACTACACGCTCGTCGACTACAACCGCGCCGGGACGCCGCTGATGGAGATCGTCACGGAGCCGGACTTCCGCGCGCCCGGTGAGGTTCGGGCCTTCCTCGAGAAGCTGGAGGAGGTACTGGAGTATCTGGGCGTCTTCGACGCGACTCGCGACGGGAGCCTCCGCATCGACGCGAACCTCTCGATGGTCGACGCCGAGGCGGTGGGCGAGGACGGGCACATCGACGACGAGGTGCTCGAAGAAGCGAACCGCACGGAGGTCAAGAACATCTCCAGTCACAAGGGCGCCGAGAAGGCCCTGGCCTTCGAGGAGTCCCGCCAGCGCAAGCTCGTCCAGTCGGGCCGCGCGGTCGAACAGGAGACCCGCCACTTCAACGAGACTCACGGCAACACCGTCTCGATGCGCTCGAAGGAGGAGGAGAAGGACTATCGGTACTTCCGCGAGGCCGACATCCCGCCGTTGCAGGTGTCGGGCTGGAAAGACGAAATCGCGATTCCGGAGCTCCCGGACGCCCGCCGCGAGCGGTTCGTCGCCGAGTACGGGCTGAGCGACGAGGCCGCCTCGAAACTCACCAGCACCAAACAGGTCGCCGACTTCTTCGAGAGCGTCGCTGAAGCGTTCGACGCCGACCTCGCCGCGACCTGGGTCGCCGACAATCTGCTGGGCGAGCTGAACTACCGCGATATGTCTATCACCGATATCGACGACCGCTTCGAGGAGGTGACCCGGCTCGTGGAACTCGTCGACGAGGACGAGATTACGGCCAAGAACGCCCACGAGACCGTCCTCAGGGAGATGCTCGACGAGGGCGAGGACCCCGACACTATTGTCGACCGCGAGGGGCTGGGCAAGACTTCCGGCGACGCGGTCCAGGGCGCCGTCGAGGAAGCCATCGCGGAGAACCCCGACACCGTCTCCGACTACTACGACGGCGAGGACAACGCCCTGAACTTCCTGGTCGGGCAGGTGATGCAGAAGACCGGCGGCTCAGCGGACCCCGGCGAGGTCAACGGACTGCTGCGCGAGGAACTGGACGAGTAG
- a CDS encoding DUF7518 family protein: protein MCGNRVEELETRVQELEASVEGLTDELVECKVRIRELENTVDEQNGFSRAPPEQAGERPSEQQADESDATSETESEETEETSTESEILVPEAGSSETATAEAGTSNTEAPEETDNTADPEAESEADDDSGSDIIVA, encoded by the coding sequence ATGTGTGGCAACCGCGTCGAGGAACTGGAAACGCGCGTTCAGGAACTGGAAGCCTCCGTCGAGGGTCTGACCGACGAGCTCGTCGAGTGCAAGGTCCGCATCCGCGAGCTGGAAAACACCGTCGACGAGCAGAACGGGTTCAGCCGGGCGCCGCCCGAACAGGCGGGCGAGCGACCGAGCGAACAGCAGGCCGACGAGTCCGACGCAACGTCGGAAACCGAGAGCGAGGAAACGGAGGAGACCTCGACCGAGAGCGAGATTCTGGTTCCCGAGGCCGGGAGCTCCGAGACCGCGACGGCCGAGGCCGGTACATCTAACACTGAGGCTCCCGAGGAGACTGACAACACCGCCGACCCCGAGGCCGAATCGGAGGCCGACGACGACTCCGGCTCCGACATCATCGTGGCCTAG
- the smc gene encoding chromosome segregation protein SMC: protein MHIKELVLDNFKSFGRKTRIPFYEDFTTISGPNGSGKSNIIDAVLFALGLARTSGIRAEKLTDLIYNPGHADEDVEYSGEREASVEVILANEDRTVDRAQVVNAAGTEDVGDVDEISIKRRVKETEDNYYSYYYINGRSVNLSDIQDLLAQAGVTPEGYNVVMQGDVTEIINMTAGSRREIIDEIAGVAQFDAKKEDAFEELEVVQERIDEAELRIEEKQERLDQLEDERETALQYQELRDEKEEFEGYRKAAELEDKRAELADTEAAIEELESELAELQEELDSRQGKVVRLEDELHELNNEIERKGEDEQLAIKRDIEEIKGDISRLEDKIANAEEAVEAAENERRQAFVQIDRKQETIDELESDIRETKVEKSNVKADITSTESELADVQGRIDDIGEEFEEIKDELEAKRDELEQRKTERNDLQREQDRLLDEARRRSNEEDEKREAIEEAEAEIPDLEADIEDLESELEKARKNKQTIGEVVDDLRDEKRELQSDLDALEDKISAKQQEYAELEAKAGQDGDSSYGRAVTAILNAGREGVHGTVGQLGGVDAEYATACETAAGGRLAHVVVDDDGVGQSCIEYLKSRNAGRATFLPITQMQNRSLPSLPSEEGVIDFAYNLVDFDREYAGVFSYVLGDTVIVDTMETARDLMGDYRMVTLEGDLVEKSGAMTGGSSSGTRYSFSGGAGQLERVATRIQELEDERADVREDLRDVEERLDDARDRESDATEQLRDIETSIERKQAELEQASERIDDLEAAIEEIASEREDVADEMDELEADIEAANETIAAIEGDIEELESEVADSELPDLTDEREAIREEIDALEDREDDLDAKLNELQLEKQYAEDAIEELHDDIEAAQNRKAEKEETIADLEEEVAEKRELKSEKEQEVEELESELAELKGEREDLRGDLQDAKEARDEQQAKVTDVERDLEDERDDRERLEWEIDELEAQVGDYDPEDVPDHETVESEIERLTAEMEALEPVNMRAIEEYDRVADDLEELEEQMATLVEEADGIRERIDSYEQKKKATFMESFDEINEQFQDIFERLSNGTGHLHLEDEADPFEGGLTMKAQPGDKPIQRLAAMSGGEKSLTALAFIFAIQRHNPAPFYALDEVDAFLDAKNADLVGELVDELAGDAQFVVVSHRSALLERSERAIGVMMQGDNVSAVTGIDLSEEGPDEEEVVADD from the coding sequence ATGCACATCAAAGAGCTCGTCCTCGACAACTTCAAGAGCTTCGGGCGGAAGACCCGAATCCCGTTCTACGAGGACTTTACTACTATTTCGGGCCCGAACGGCTCGGGCAAGTCCAACATCATCGACGCCGTCCTCTTCGCGCTCGGCCTCGCCCGGACCTCCGGCATCCGCGCCGAGAAGCTGACGGACCTCATCTACAATCCGGGCCACGCCGACGAGGACGTCGAGTACAGCGGCGAGCGCGAGGCCAGCGTTGAGGTCATCCTCGCAAACGAGGACCGGACCGTCGACCGAGCCCAGGTGGTCAACGCCGCCGGCACCGAGGACGTCGGCGACGTCGACGAGATATCCATCAAGCGCCGTGTCAAGGAGACCGAGGACAACTACTACTCGTACTACTACATCAACGGCCGCTCGGTCAACCTCTCGGACATCCAGGACCTGCTCGCCCAGGCCGGTGTCACGCCGGAGGGGTACAACGTGGTCATGCAGGGCGACGTCACCGAGATAATCAACATGACCGCCGGGAGCCGGCGTGAGATTATCGACGAGATCGCCGGCGTCGCGCAGTTCGACGCGAAGAAGGAAGACGCCTTCGAGGAACTGGAGGTCGTCCAGGAGCGCATCGACGAGGCCGAACTGCGCATCGAGGAGAAGCAAGAACGCCTCGACCAGCTCGAAGACGAGCGCGAGACCGCGCTCCAGTACCAGGAGCTGCGCGACGAGAAAGAGGAGTTCGAGGGGTATCGCAAGGCCGCCGAACTGGAGGACAAGCGGGCGGAACTCGCCGACACCGAGGCGGCCATCGAGGAACTCGAGAGCGAACTCGCCGAGCTCCAGGAGGAACTCGACAGCCGGCAAGGGAAGGTCGTCCGGCTGGAGGACGAGCTCCACGAGCTCAACAACGAAATCGAGCGCAAGGGCGAGGACGAACAGCTCGCCATCAAGCGGGACATCGAAGAGATAAAAGGCGACATCTCCAGACTGGAGGACAAGATAGCGAACGCCGAGGAGGCCGTCGAGGCCGCCGAGAACGAACGCCGCCAGGCGTTCGTCCAGATAGACCGCAAGCAGGAGACCATCGACGAACTGGAGAGCGACATCCGCGAGACGAAAGTCGAGAAGTCAAACGTCAAAGCGGATATCACGAGCACGGAAAGTGAGCTCGCCGACGTTCAGGGTCGCATCGACGACATCGGCGAGGAGTTCGAGGAGATAAAGGACGAACTCGAGGCCAAACGCGACGAGCTCGAACAGCGGAAGACCGAGCGCAACGACCTCCAGCGAGAGCAGGACCGCCTGTTAGACGAGGCCCGACGGCGCTCCAACGAGGAAGACGAGAAACGCGAGGCTATCGAGGAGGCAGAGGCCGAGATTCCCGACCTCGAGGCCGACATCGAGGACCTCGAATCCGAACTGGAGAAAGCCAGAAAGAACAAGCAGACCATCGGCGAGGTCGTCGACGACCTGCGCGACGAGAAGCGGGAACTCCAGTCCGACCTCGACGCGCTGGAAGACAAAATAAGCGCCAAACAACAGGAGTACGCCGAACTCGAGGCGAAGGCAGGCCAGGACGGCGACTCCTCCTATGGCCGTGCGGTCACCGCAATCCTGAACGCGGGCCGCGAGGGGGTCCACGGTACCGTCGGGCAACTGGGCGGGGTCGACGCCGAGTACGCCACCGCCTGCGAGACCGCCGCCGGCGGCCGACTCGCCCACGTCGTCGTGGACGACGACGGCGTCGGTCAGTCCTGTATCGAGTACCTCAAATCCCGCAACGCGGGGCGGGCGACCTTCCTCCCGATTACGCAGATGCAGAACCGCTCGCTGCCGTCGCTGCCGAGCGAGGAGGGCGTCATCGATTTCGCCTACAACCTGGTCGACTTCGACCGGGAGTACGCGGGCGTCTTCTCGTACGTGCTGGGCGATACGGTCATCGTCGACACGATGGAGACCGCCCGCGACCTGATGGGCGACTACCGGATGGTCACCCTGGAGGGCGACCTCGTCGAGAAGAGCGGCGCGATGACCGGTGGCTCCTCGTCGGGGACTCGATACTCTTTCTCCGGCGGCGCCGGCCAGCTCGAACGGGTCGCGACGCGTATCCAGGAACTGGAGGACGAGCGCGCGGACGTACGCGAGGACCTCCGGGACGTGGAGGAGCGCTTAGACGACGCCCGCGACCGCGAGTCCGACGCGACCGAGCAGCTCCGGGACATCGAGACGAGCATCGAGCGCAAGCAGGCCGAACTCGAACAGGCCAGCGAACGCATCGACGACCTCGAAGCGGCAATCGAGGAGATCGCCAGCGAGCGCGAGGACGTGGCCGACGAGATGGACGAACTGGAGGCCGACATCGAGGCGGCCAACGAGACTATCGCCGCAATCGAGGGCGATATCGAGGAGCTGGAAAGCGAGGTCGCCGACTCCGAGCTGCCGGACCTGACCGACGAACGCGAGGCAATACGCGAGGAGATAGACGCGCTCGAAGACCGGGAGGACGACCTCGACGCGAAGCTCAACGAGTTGCAACTCGAAAAGCAGTACGCCGAGGACGCCATCGAGGAGCTCCACGACGACATCGAGGCCGCGCAGAATCGCAAGGCGGAGAAGGAGGAGACCATCGCGGACCTGGAAGAGGAGGTCGCCGAGAAACGCGAACTGAAAAGCGAGAAAGAACAGGAGGTCGAGGAGCTGGAAAGCGAACTCGCCGAGCTCAAGGGCGAGCGTGAGGACCTTCGTGGTGACCTCCAGGACGCGAAGGAGGCCCGCGACGAGCAGCAGGCGAAAGTCACCGACGTCGAACGCGACCTCGAGGACGAGCGCGACGACCGCGAGCGTCTGGAGTGGGAGATAGACGAACTCGAGGCGCAGGTCGGCGACTACGACCCCGAGGACGTCCCCGACCACGAGACCGTCGAGTCCGAGATAGAGCGCCTGACCGCCGAGATGGAAGCGCTCGAACCGGTCAACATGCGCGCCATCGAGGAGTACGACCGGGTGGCCGACGACCTCGAAGAGCTGGAGGAGCAGATGGCGACGCTCGTCGAGGAGGCCGACGGGATACGGGAGCGCATCGACAGCTACGAACAGAAGAAGAAGGCGACGTTCATGGAGTCGTTCGACGAGATAAACGAGCAGTTCCAGGACATCTTCGAGCGCCTCTCGAACGGTACTGGCCACCTCCACCTGGAAGACGAGGCGGACCCCTTCGAGGGCGGGCTGACGATGAAGGCCCAGCCCGGCGACAAGCCCATCCAGCGACTCGCGGCGATGTCCGGCGGCGAGAAGTCGCTCACTGCGCTGGCCTTTATCTTCGCCATCCAGCGGCACAACCCGGCGCCGTTCTACGCGTTAGACGAGGTCGACGCCTTCCTCGACGCGAAAAACGCCGACCTCGTGGGCGAGCTCGTCGACGAACTCGCCGGCGACGCCCAGTTCGTGGTCGTCTCGCATCGCTCGGCGCTGCTGGAACGCTCCGAGCGGGCCATCGGCGTTATGATGCAGGGCGACAACGTCTCGGCCGTGACCGGTATCGACCTCTCGGAGGAGGGCCCCGACGAGGAGGAAGTAGTCGCAGACGACTGA